CAGGTCTCAGCTTTCAAccaccatgtatttttttttttaaagattcatttattattatatggaagtacactgtagctgtcttcagacacaccagaagagggcgtcagatctcattctggatggttgtgacccaccatgtacttgctgggatttgaactcagaaccttcggaagagcagtcagtgctcttaaccgctgagccatctctgtttGAGccccatgtattttttttttaattgtctttttttttggtttttcaagagagagtttctcagtgtagccatAGTTGTTCTGAACTAGCTCTATACACTAGGCTAGCCcttaattcacagagatcctcctgcctttgttcccggagtactgtgattaaaggcgtggatcacaaccacccaggtcaaattttcctattttttgaatttaaatatttattttatgtgtatgaatgtttattttcatatgtctgtgcaccacatgcatatgtGGCACctatagaggccaaaagagggcagaATTCTAAAGAATCAGAGTTACACACAGTCCTGAGCTGCCTaatgggtgatgggaattgaacctcttGAAGAGCAGGCAATAAAGCACAGCCAGTGCTccaactattgagccatcttagAAATTTTCAAGATGGGTTTTCtctatgtgtagctctggctgtcctggaacttgctttgtagatcaggatggccttgaagttacagagatctacctgcctcctccgcttccctagtgctgagattaaaggcgtggttCACCACCGCCTAGTGAAATTTCCCTACTTTAAAGCTGATGGTAACTGATTCCTTGCCTTAGCCAACAGAATTCTGAGGATCATAGACTGCATGCGTACACTaggcttcttccttcttctacttTTCATGTTTGACTTTTGCCTTTCCTTAAGAGCgactgatatttttgtttgtttgtttgtttgttttttacgagacagggtttctctgtatagtctcggctgtcctggaactcacacggtagaccaggctggcctcgaacttagaaatccgcctgcctctgcctcccaactgctggtattaaaggcgtgcgccaccaccgcccggcgtaaaGCTGCTTCTGTAGTTAGATTGCGTCAGTTCTTTTGGTGCACTATTGAATTTCCTTTGTTAATAGGTCTATCAAAGATCAAATCTATAACATTTCCAGAAGCTGCATAATCTGTAGTGTGCCATTTACTAGGGCAAGACTGCCTTTTAGATTCAGCCCTCTGAGCTCCAAGCCGGCACTTCACTGAGCACTCACGCGCTCAATAAATGCTTGCGCAAAGTATGAATGAACTAAAGAACCGCTAGAGCCTCAGAGGGGGTCGGTTTGGGAGTTCCAAAGTTCGGGAGGGGACACGGGGGCGGGCAGTGGGCGTCACGTGACGGGGCGGAGCAAATCCCATGTGCTTCCCCAGCGCCAGCGCAGCTCCGCCCTCTGCGCCGGTCACGTGGGCCGCTGGCTGCGCCTGCGGAGAAGCGGTGGCCGCCGAGCGGGATCTGTGCGGGGAGCCGGAAATGGTTGTGGACTACGTCTGTGCGGCTGCGTGGGGCTCGGCCGCGCGGACTGAAGGAGACTGAAGGTAAAGCCGCCATGTCCGGGCCCGACCCggccccccacccctccccccgcATCCGCCGCCATCCGGGCCGGGGCCCGCCACCCTGCGCCGACGCCCGGGAGCCCGGGCCCCGAGCCCGCGCCCAGGCCCTACTCCCCAGGCCGATCCCCGGCCCACGTGTGCCGGGCCGGgcccgggtgggggtggggtgcagggccCGGGCGGGGAGGGCGCTGGGGTGGCGGCGAGACAGCCACCTCCGCCCGGCCTGGGCCGCGGCCCGGCGCAGGCTGTGCGGCGCAGACccgccaccccctccccctgcggGGCCCGGGCGGCCGCCGGGAAGTGACACGTTGTTCTTTGGCACTGGCCGCGTTGCGCAGAGctgggaggcggcggcggcgggcagGGAGGAGCCCCCAGCCCCGCCCGGCGGCCGACCCTCGCCTGCCCCGAGCCGGCTTCGCGGCGGTCGCCGCCCGCCCTGCTGGTGCGGCCGGACTCGCGCCCTTCCTGGCTTGTGTTCCCGGGCGGCCTCAGGCCTCTCCGGCCCCGCGCGAGTACACCGCGGCAGGCTCCGAACCCGGTGTCCccgggtggggggtggggatatcACGGCCGGAGCAGCCGGCTTCATTTGTGATCCGGGAGCCTGGTGCCAGCGAGACCTGGAATTTCCGGTCTGGTTGGTCTTGGGCCCCGTGGAGCCAGGTTGATACCCCTCACCTCCCAACCCCAGGCCTTCGGATGCCCAGAACCTGTAGGCCGCACTGTGGACTTGTTCTTAACCGAGGGGGTGAGTGAGGGGGCTGTTTGAGCAGGCAAGGGTGGGGTTAGGGTGATGCGGTGTGTTGGTGGGGTCCACAGGCtgtatgttttctgtttctgcatTTACTAGGCAACTCCCTTAATCCACGTTGGCCCTAGTTCTTGATACAACCTTTCCCCCTGCCCATTTGCCATAAGCTTGGGTCTTTTCCTCGTTCTGAGCTCTGCTCTTTCCAACAGGTGCTGGGGGGACCCTGATGTGGCAccaaatgaaatgaacaaagcTCCTCAGCCCACAGGCCCCCCACCCGCCAGGTCCCCTGGACTCCCACAGGTAATTAAGGCTAGATGAACAGGACTCGGGTGGGTTGGAGGTCATGCAGCTCGCAGTTTTCCCACCCCCATCTGTGTCAGGGCAAAGTGCAGCTGCCTGCTGCCAAATTGAGATAGGGCCCCTGGCTGTCCCTGGGGCTGTCACAGGGAGGGAACATGTGGAGTGCTGAAGCTGTAGCTGCAGGTCTGCTCCCCTTACTTCACCAGCTTGGGTTTAGGCCCCACCCAGGCTTCCCCTCCTGCTGAACTCTGGTCTCTCCCCTTCAGCCAGCGTTTCCCCCGGGGCAGACTGCACCGGTGGTGTTTAGCACGCCTCAAGCGACACAAATGAACACGCCTTCTCAGCCCCGCCAGGTGAGGGGCTGTGGCTAGAGTAGGGCGTTGGGTGGGCGCTGGGAAATGAGCTGCTGGTTTGGGGCTAGTATGGAAACTATGGATGCTATATACTTGCTACCCAATTTCCTGACAGTTGCTGAGTTGTTTCGTGCTGTTAGTTACTTAGGGTGGCTGACCCTTTGTGAGGTTTGTAGACTGAGAGTGGGGTCTTTGTGCCTTTGAGAATTGGAGTCTGTGCTGTGGGCCCTGCTGCCAGTTCTTCCCTACTACACTAGGAGGTTGCCATTACCctgttcctcttctccctttctctttgaaCTGTAATGAGATAAACATTCCAACTGTGCTTTTGTGTTCTCAAAGTTCTTCCCAAGTGGAAGGATTCTTTTCCTACCCACTTCACTCCCCCTAACCCCACTCCATCACCTTGGGGATAATTGTCGTCTTTCCTGTCCCCATGTGCTCTCAGGGAGGATTCAGGTCTCTGCAGGTAATACCCCTTTCCTAATCCTGAGCCACCTCTTTGATGTCACCCCATACCCACTCTAGTCCATAGCAGATTGGGATGTTCAGGGTGGGTGCCTTGTTTGCTGTTTAGGAGTTTGAGTCCAAATATTGCATGTTAGAGGTCAACTGTTGACAAGCAAGTATCCCAGAACTGGGAGACTGTTGCATGTAGCAGTTTGCCTCAGTACTTGAGATGGGATAGTGCATGCTGGGGAGTACGTTGCCCAGAAGGGCATGATGTACCTTGATGTTAGGAGGCTTCTGTGGAGAGGTAGTCTGGAGGTGACTGAGTGTGCATGGCAGTGACAGTACAGGACACAGTTTTCATCTGAGTTTGAAGGCAAGTGTTAGTACAGGAGGCCACTTAGCCATGTGTTAGTACAGGAGGCCACTTAGCCATCAGTTGGTCACATGGGGCTTGGGAAGAATTGGTTTCCATGATCTGAAGCCTGCTGTACTCTTAAGACTGTATGGACATTGTAGAATGCTGGTTTTGCTGTTCATTCTTCCCATTTTGACCCCACCTGTCTTCTTAATAGCACTTCTACCCTAGCCGGGCCCAGCCCCCTAGCAGTGCAGCCTCCCGAGTGCAGAGTGCAGCCCCTGCCCGTCCTGGCCCAGCTCCCCATGTCTACCCTGCTGGATCCCAAGTAATGATGATCCCTTCCCAGATCTCCTATTCAGCCTCCCAAGGAGCCTACTATATCCCTGGACAGGTGAGGCTGGGGCTGGAAGCCAGATTACCTAGTGCCTCATCCTCCACCTTTCCTACCTGGCCTTCTAGACCCATCCTCTTAGAGGGGTGGGACTTCTGGTCATGGTCTTGGTTTGGCTTACCCTACTTCATAATCTGATGTGTGGTGTTTATAGcttttctcatctcttttcttttccctcttttcttccccaacCCCCTTCAGGGGCGTTCCACATATGTTGTCCCAACACAGCAGTACCCTGTGCAGCCAGGAGCCCCAGGCTTCTATCCAGGTGCAAGCCCTACCGAGTTTGGGACCTATGGTAAGCAGGGCAAGGAGTAGGTGGGGAGAGTGTGTCCTAGGGAACATTCAAGTattcaacatttttaaatgctaagCTATTCCTCTGCatgcttttggtttttaaaatgataGGATTAATAGATGATAGGAATTAGTGCCTAATATTTAACTTATGTTGGTAAAGCAAGTTTTGATCCTTTCCTAAGAGAGTTGGAATCTTCCCCACTTCAAGAAGCACATGGTTAAAGctgcacaagcctttaatcccatccagcactaaggaggctgaggcaggcggatctctaagtttgtttgttttttcttttcattttttttctttttttgaaacagggtttctctgtatagccctgactgttctgaaactcactccgtagaccatgctggccttgaactcagaaatccgcctgcctctgcctcccaagtgctgggattaaaggtgtgtgccaatcTCTGCCCAGCGGATCTcttaagtttgaagccaaccaggtctatatagtgagttccaggacagctagaggtgtacatagtgacaccctgtctcaaaaagagaaatagaatcaGGGCCTTCAGTTTGGTTCTGTGGATGTACCTGTCCCCAAGCAGGATGACATGAGTTTGACCACTGGGACCCGGGTGGTAGGAagacagaactgactcccactAGTTATTTTCTTACTTCCACTCAacccatgcacacataaatgaataaataaactgatcatttaaaaaagaaaaggctggagGTACAGGTCAGTGAGTTGCTCTTGCAAAGAGGCCAAGTTCCGTATCAACACCCATGTTAGGCAATTCACAACTGTCTAACTTTCAACTCCTGGTGGATCCAACCCTTCTGGACTCTCTAGATatctgcacacagacacataataaaaagtaaactGAAAGGCATACAGACTCTGACTTGAAACTAAGTTagtgaacctttttttttttttttttgagacagggtttctctgtgtagccctggctgtcctggaactcactctgtagaccaggctggccttgaactcaaatccgcctgcctctgcctcccaagtgatgggattaaaggtgtacgccaccactgcctggctcaagttAGTGAACTTTATGTGGGGTTTCTTTTCATAGTTGGGAGACAGTAACGTGGATTTGAGTGGTTTTTGTAGCTAGTTTTCATTTATGTTCAAAGAAAGACTCTAAACTTTATGGGTTTTATTTGAGACCGTCTTTATGTAGTTCTAACttggcctgaaacttgccatGTAAACCAGGCTAAGTCTAAAACTTGCAGTGATCCCCCTACCTCTGATTTCTGAAATTACAAATGTATATTACCATGCTAAGCTTACAGCAGTATCTAAAAATTTCCCATCAGGAAGATCTCGTGTATATACTTCTAATACATgcatagtttgtgtgtgtgtgtgtatatatgtatgtgtgtgtgagtgattaaACATGTAACTACCATTGATACTTTCAAAAGGAACAAGTGGGAATTAGGGTTGAGCTACAAATTTACCCCACTTGGAAACAATTGCTCTTTTATTTCTCTAGGGCTTGATGTTACTTTTTGTTATGGTTGCCCCTTGCAAAGGGCTGAGTTAGGAATTTGAGTCGGCTTTAGTGGAACAATTTGGAAAACCCTGTTCATCCCCTGCCAAAGAGCTGATTGTGTCTCAGGTTGAGGGTGTGCGTGTGGTGTTGGGTTGggatatatataaaatctatgtatgtatgagtgcctTGTAGGGTAGAACAGGTCGCCGGTGTAGAGGAAGGAGTTCCTTCCTATAAGGTGTGTGTCTGAGGAATTCTTGTAAACGCAGTTCAAACTGGTTCCTCTGCTTTGACAGACACCTAATTCCCCAGGGAGGcgggcagggcagggcaagggGCCGGCTATATATGATGAGAGGTTTTGCAGTGGGAGGTGTTCAAGCACATATTAGTATATGTTTGTATCTTGAAGCTGTCACGAATCTTCTTTTCTGTCCTTCCCCCAAGCTGGAGCCTATTACCCAGCCCAAGGTGTGCAGCAGTTTCCTGCTAGTGTGGCTCCTGCCCCAGTTTTGATGAACCAACCACCCCAGATTGCTCCTAAGAGGGAACGGAAAACTGTAAGTAGCAGCTAGGGGCTCTGGGACTCCTGGAAAGGGACACTCATGGTCTGGTCTCAGCTGGGTGGTTGTGCCTGTGGGAGCAAAACTTCATAGACCTGAGTGTAAGCAGAGAGTAAGGTCTATGGAGGAAGAAGGTCCCTTGTAAGGCTATTTATTGTAGTGTAGAAGCAACTCACAAGAAGACTAATGGGCAACAGGGAAATTCCCAAGAGACTTGGGCTCTAGTAGGTTCACAAGATATATGATTGTTTTGGGGGTGCTGGTGGTTAGCTTTGGAAatggtttgttttctgtgctcCTAACTCCTTGGTCCTGGAAGCTCTGGAGGCCTACGCCTCTGCTTAGTCCTCAAGCCCTGGGCATGGTGCCCAGAATAGGGTGCCAGGGCTGGGGAAGCCGCTGAGTCACCCTGGCTCCACCCACTGCATCTGGGCCCTACCCCTAGAGATCAGGCCGACTAGCCACAAGTGAGCAAGCTGGATGCTTGATGGGGGTCTTTAGCCCTAGGGTGTCTGGCTGTTGACTTAGGGATTGCTGGTgggtagaggggagggagggaggggcattGTGATGTACAGGGCTGCTCTGTGAGGTCAAGAGTCTTAGGGGTGGGGGCTAGGGCAGCGACTACAAGAGCAGCCGGATGGGTTGACAGTAGAACTCATGGGGTTTCTGGCACCCACCCACCTGCTTCCCAGTAGGGGTGGGAGGTTGGCCCAGAGTGTTAGGAGGGGGACAGGGTGGAGAGGTGGGCTCCTTCTGCTTCCCACTCATCCTATAGCTTTTTTTCCCCAGATCCGAATTCGAGACCCAAACCAAGGAGGGAAGGATATCACAGAAGAGATCATGTCTGGGGCCCGCACTGCCTCCACACCCACTCCTCCCCAGGTACTGTCATATCTCTGAGTGATACCTTGGTTTGGACAGCTATTCTGCCCTAGATTACCAAGTCACTTGATCTTTTCCTTCACCTTAGGGGTTTATCTCCCTGCTTTCCTGGATTTCTAGGCAGAGCTAAAGTAGAAATGACTCTAGTAAAGAAGGGTGTGGAACTCTTCAGTGCAAACTTATAACGCTTTGTGTCCTGCAGACGGGAGGCAGTCTGGAGCCTCAACCCAATGGGGAGTCGCCTCAGGTTGCTGTCATTATCCGGCCAGGTAAGGAAGACAGTAGCACAGCTTTTATGGGGGATGTGGAGAATATGAGGATTTACACTTGAAGGAGTGATTCAAACTGAGTACCAGAGAAGAATGACTTAGGTTTCATGTAGTGGGTTTGAAGTTGCACTGTTTTGGATGAGAGATGAGAACAGCTAGGGTGGGAGAAAGTTGGGACGTGTTTTGTTAAATTGAAAGTAAGCTTAActaagaggaagaacaggaacagTGAAGGACTTGCTGTCATGCATTCATTCTTTCTGCAGATGACCGGTCACAGGGAGCAGCCATTGGGGGACGGCCAGGATTGCCTGGCCCAGAGCATAGCCCTGGCACAGAATCTCAGCCTTCGTCGCCTTCTCCAACCCCATCACCACCCCCAGTTTTGGAGCCGGGGTCTGAGTCTAGTCTTGGAGTCCTCTCTATTTCTGGGGACACTATGACAACGGGGATGATACCAATGTCTGTAGAAGAATCGACCCCCATCTCTTGTGAAACTGGGGAGCCATATTGCCTCTCTCCAGAAACCACTCTTGCCGAACCCATACTGGAAGTAGAAGTGACACTCAGCAAACCCATTCCAGAATCTGAGTTCTCTTCCAGTCCTCTCCAGGTTTCCACGTCCCTGGTGCCTCACAGGGCTGAAACTCATGAGCCCAATGGCGTGATCCCATCTGAGGATCTGGAACCAGAGGTGGAGCCAAGCACAGAGCCagctcctccccctctttcaGTTTGTGCTTCTGAATCGCTTGTGCCCATTGCTCCAACTGCCCAACCTGAGGAACTGCTCAATGGAGCCCCCTCGCCACCAGCTGTGGATTTAAGCCCAGTCAGTGAGCCAGAGGAACAGGCCAAGGAGGTTTCATCAGTGGCACTGGCCAgcattctctctcccactccaCCTGTGGCTCCTTCAGATACTTCTCCTGCTcaggaggaagaaatagaagacgatgacgaagaagaagaagaaggtggagaagctgagagtgagaagggaggagaggacctccCCCTTGACAGTACTCCTGTCCCAGCCCAATTGTCTCAGAATTCAGAGGTGGCAGCAGCTACCCAGGGTAAGGAGGTGTGGCTAGATGATTGATGTTGCTTATTCTGGAGATGCTCTCTTCGTTGACCTCCCATTTGTCACCTCTTacgttttgctttgttttgagactggatcttgaTGTAGTCTAgctgccttccttttcctcccaagtgctaggactaaggGCTTGCACCATCATTTTATGAACAGCCCCACAAAATGGGCTCCAATTGTGGCCTAGTGTTAGACCCTAAGTAGAGTTGAAGACTCTATAGATAAGGGTCGTATGTAGCCTGAGCTGGACTTGAACTACTAGTCcttgtctctatctcccaagttcAGGGATTATAGGAATCTTCCACGATGCCTGGTTTAGAGAGAACCTTATTATTTAAATTGGGAGTGAAAGGTAGAGGAATATTATGGCtggttttcatcttttttattttctttctttttctgttaggGATACTTATTAAATTGTTCACACCTTGTCCTCTTTCTCCTTTAGTGGCAGTGTCTGTGCCAAAGAGGAGACGGAAAATTAAAGAGCTAAATAAGAAGGAGGCTGTAGGTGACCTTCTAGATGCCTTCAAGGAGGTAAGGAAGCAAGAATTAGTTGAGGGGAGATGGCATGGTTTGGAGGCAGTGTTGATGCAACTGAGCCTGGGCGTTCATCTATGGTTGAAGGTGGACCCAGCAGTACCAGAGGTGGAGAATCAGCCTCCCACTGGGAGCAACCCAAGCCCAGAGTCTGAGGGCAGCACTGCGCCCCCACAgcctgaggaagcagaggaaaccTGGGACTCTAAGGAAGACAAAATTCACAATGCTGAAAACATCCAGCCTGGGGAGCAGAAGTATGAGTACAAGTCAGGTGTGTTTAAGCAGAAGAGCGGTTGAGCAACTTACCTACTCCCGTGAGGAATGGGTGTCCTATTGTAGGACACAGTAGTGCGACTGATGCATCCTGTCTTGCAGATCAGTGGAAGCCTCTAAACCTTGAAGAGAAGAAGCGTTATGACAGGGAGTTCCTGCTGGGCTTTCAGTTCATCTTTGCCAgtatgcagaagccagaaggatTGCCCCATATCACTGATGTGGTGCTGGACAAGGTTGGTGTGTTCAGGAAGGTTGGTTTGACCTGGAAGTGCCTGAGGTCGCCAAAGAGAAGGCAGCCATCCTAACCTGTTTCTAAGACAGGAATCTTCTTTGCAGGCCAATAAAACACCACTTCGGTCACTGGATCCCTCCAGACTACCTGGCATAAACAGTGGCCCAGATTTCACTCCATCCTTTGCCAACTTTGGCCGACCAGCCGTCAGCAACCGTGGGCCCCCAAGGGGTGGGCCAGGTGGGGAGCTGCCCCGAGGGCCGGTGAGTGGGGCTGGCTGAGGGGTAGATGGTTAACGAATGGGGTGGAATCATACGTGTGTCATCCTTTGGGGAGAAGTGtgtctcagagctgtgtggtaaTGGGGTCACATATTGTATTTGCTGTTCTGTCTTCAGTTGTCTTCATCCCTTGTCtagcaggctggcctgggaccCAGGCGCTCTCAGCAGGGCCCACGAAAGGAGACTCGCAAGATCATTTCCTCAGTGATTATGACTGAAgacataaaactaaacaaagcagAGAAGGCTTGGAAACCCAGTAGCAAAAGGACAGCAGCTGATAAAGATCGAGGTGAAGAGGATGCTGATGGAAGCAAGACCCAGGTACTATCAATAGCAAGTCTTGCTTTTAGTCTCCATTCCTGCTCCTCTAGAGCTGCCTTGTAAGCCACTTTAATATCTCCACTGTCTTTACTCACCATCTTTACTACACTGTCTGGGGTCAGTCCCTACCATTTTGTCCTGTCTCAGCAGCCTGtgtttatcttgggtatttcacTAGATGCTGTGAACTCTATCCTCTCTTCTCCACAGGACCTGTTCCGCAGGGTACGCTCCATCCTGAATAAGCTGACACCCCAGATGTTTCAGCAGCTGATGAAGCAGGTGACACAACTGGCCATTGACACCGAGGAACGCCTCAAAGGAGTTATTGACCTCATCTTTGAGAAAGCCATTTCAGAGCCCAACTTCTCTGTGGCTTATGCCAACATGTGCCGCTGCCTCATGGCGGTTAGTTTCTACCGTTTGCTAAGTCTTTCTTAGAGACTTTTTTAAtgcttttacttatttaatattttatctgcCTATGTCTGTGTAGTTGCATGTTTACCACAGCACAATTGGCAGTCATCAGGATAgcttgtggagtcagttctcttactttgtgtgtgtgtgtgtgtgtgtgtgtgtgtgtgtgtgtgtgtgtgtgtgtggttttttgagacagggtttctctgtgtagccctggctgtcctggaactctgtagaccaggctggccatgaagtcagtaatccgcctgcctctgcctcccaagtgctgggattaaaggcatacgccaccactgcccagctcacttcTCTTACCTATATGTAGattctggagattaaactcaaATTCCCAAGCTTACGTGGCAGGCTTCTTCACCTTCTGGCCATCTTTCTGAACCAGTTTTCTAAATCTTACTATCTAGCTTCCTGCATCTTCCTGGGGATGCTAGAGTACAGCTTTTCTTTGTTCTCCTTTGTCTGTTATGGTAGTTAAACGTGCAGTACAGCTTAGGCTTTCTGGGTTAGGGAGGCTTGAAAGTCTTCTCTGCCTTGGACTGATCTTAATGTGGTCTTTGGCCCACAGCTGAAAGTGCCCACTACAGAAAAGCCAACAGTGACTGTGAATTTTCGAAAACTGTTGTTAAATCGGTGCCAGAAGGAATTTGAGAAAGACAAAGATGATGATGAAGTttttgaaaaaaagcaaaaggagatGGATGAAGCTGCTACGGTAAGAGAATGTTTTGCCAGTCACACCCTGTACTCACCACACCCACCCTCACCACTACCAGTTATAGGTCTGCACACTATGAAGGATCTTGGTGCCTCTCTTTTCCTTAGGACACGAGTGCGTATTGCTGGGCTGGCTGGCTATCCGGATAAAAAGAGAAGGGAATTTTAGGCAACTgactgtttggttttgttcttagctctatttttatgtatgtttggctatcttgtatatatgtgtgcagtgtACATGTCTGGTGCCGGAGGAGACAGAGTacaggattccctggaactggagttaaagatggttctgagctaccacatgggtgctgagaactgagtctaggtcttttgcaagagtagaagtattttttgttgttgttgtttttttgcttttttttttttttttttNNNNNNNNNNNNNNNNNNNNNNNNNNNNNNNNNNNNNNNNNNNNNNNNNNNNNNNNNNNNNNNNNNNNNNNNNNNNNNNNNNNNNNNNNNNNNNNNNNNNNNNNNNNNNNNNNNNNNNNNNNNNNNNNNNNNNNNNNNNNNNNNNNNNNNNNNNNNNNNNNNNNNNNNNNNNNNNNNNNNNNNNNNNNNNNNNNNNNNNNNNNNNNNNNNNNNNNNNNNNNNNNNNNNNNNNNNNNNNNNNNNNNNNNNNNNNNNNNNNNNNNNNNNNNNNcagaaatccacctgcctctgcctcccaagtgctgggattaaaggtgtgcaccaccaccgcccagctgagtagaagtattcttaaccactgacctatctATCTCTCAAATCCCcctgcttatctttttttttttttaaagatttggtttttttttatttatttattttttttattttatgtataatatgaGAACTCTgccttcatgcacaccagaagagggcatcagatccctttacagatggttgggagccaccatatggttgctgggagttgaagtcaggaagagcaagtactcttaacctctgagctatctttccagctaCAGCTCCTTGGTTATCTTTTTTGACATAATCTTTGTCTTATGACTGACAGGCAGAAGAACGGGGACGCCTGAAAGAAGAGCTAGAAGAGGCCCGGGACATAGCTAGGCGGCGCTCTTTAGGGAATATCAAGTTTATTGG
This genomic window from Mastomys coucha isolate ucsf_1 unplaced genomic scaffold, UCSF_Mcou_1 pScaffold12, whole genome shotgun sequence contains:
- the Eif4g1 gene encoding eukaryotic translation initiation factor 4 gamma 1 isoform X2, with amino-acid sequence MNKAPQPTGPPPARSPGLPQPAFPPGQTAPVVFSTPQATQMNTPSQPRQGGFRSLQHFYPSRAQPPSSAASRVQSAAPARPGPAPHVYPAGSQVMMIPSQISYSASQGAYYIPGQGRSTYVVPTQQYPVQPGAPGFYPGASPTEFGTYAGAYYPAQGVQQFPASVAPAPVLMNQPPQIAPKRERKTIRIRDPNQGGKDITEEIMSGARTASTPTPPQTGGSLEPQPNGESPQVAVIIRPDDRSQGAAIGGRPGLPGPEHSPGTESQPSSPSPTPSPPPVLEPGSESSLGVLSISGDTMTTGMIPMSVEESTPISCETGEPYCLSPETTLAEPILEVEVTLSKPIPESEFSSSPLQVSTSLVPHRAETHEPNGVIPSEDLEPEVEPSTEPAPPPLSVCASESLVPIAPTAQPEELLNGAPSPPAVDLSPVSEPEEQAKEVSSVALASILSPTPPVAPSDTSPAQEEEIEDDDEEEEEGGEAESEKGGEDLPLDSTPVPAQLSQNSEVAAATQVAVSVPKRRRKIKELNKKEAVGDLLDAFKEVDPAVPEVENQPPTGSNPSPESEGSTAPPQPEEAEETWDSKEDKIHNAENIQPGEQKYEYKSDQWKPLNLEEKKRYDREFLLGFQFIFASMQKPEGLPHITDVVLDKANKTPLRSLDPSRLPGINSGPDFTPSFANFGRPAVSNRGPPRGGPGGELPRGPAGLGPRRSQQGPRKETRKIISSVIMTEDIKLNKAEKAWKPSSKRTAADKDRGEEDADGSKTQDLFRRVRSILNKLTPQMFQQLMKQVTQLAIDTEERLKGVIDLIFEKAISEPNFSVAYANMCRCLMALKVPTTEKPTVTVNFRKLLLNRCQKEFEKDKDDDEVFEKKQKEMDEAATAEERGRLKEELEEARDIARRRSLGNIKFIGELFKLKMLTEAIMHDCVVKLLKNHDEESLECLCRLLTTIGKDLDFAKAKPRMDQYFNQMEKIIKEKKTSSRIRFMLQDVLDLRQSNWVPRRGDQGPKTIDQIHKEAEMEEHREHIKVQQLMAKGSDKRRGGPPGPPINRGLPLVDDGGWNTVPISKGSRPIDTSRLTKITKPGSIDSNNQLFAPGGRLSWGKGSSGGSGAKPSDTASEATRPATLNRFSALQQTLPAENTDNRRVVQRSSLSRERGEKAGDRGDRLERSERGGDRGDRLDRARTPATKRSFSKEVEERSRERPSQPEGLRKAASLTEDRGRDPVKREATLPPVSPPKAALSVDEVEKKSKAIIEEYLHLNDMKEAVQCVQELASPSLLFIFVRLGIESTLERSTIAREHMGRLLHQLLCAGHLSTAQYYQGLYETLELAEDMEIDIPHVWLYLAELITPILQEDGVPMGELFREITKPLRPMGKATSLLLEILGLLCKSMGPKKVGMLWREAGLSWREFLAEGQDVGSFVAEKKVEYTLGEESEAPGQRALVFEELRRQLEKLLKDGGSNQRVFDWIDANLNEQQIASNTLVRALMTTVCYSAIIFETPLRVDVQVLKVRARLLQKYLCDEQKELQALYALQALVVTLEQPANLLRMFFDALYDEDVVKEDAFYSWESSKDPAEQQGKGVALKSVTAFFNWLREAEDEESDHN